The Cellulomonas sp. P24 genome contains a region encoding:
- the dacB gene encoding D-alanyl-D-alanine carboxypeptidase/D-alanyl-D-alanine-endopeptidase — protein sequence MRRSRVLGVSVLVVMAVVGAYVTADAYDVVPGLVTLAPAPAPARPFPTAPGAVAPAPVAAPLAALPAAAPVPSDARLGALAQALAADPRTGGSVGVLVADQLTGAVEAAIEPDVARTAASTTKLLTATAALGRLDHARTLETRVVRESADQIVLVGGGDMMLAAGAGRPDAVNGRAGLGDLAQQVARALTLAGTTTVRLAYDDHLFTGNAVNPGWASSDVTNGYVAPVTGLAVDIGRTRDAEDAPRSTTPSLDAARTLAKELEADGITVTGTPARVVATSGATTLGTVRSASIAEIVDYVLHESDNTITEVLGRLVALDEGLPASFGGAAAAVLEALREDGLDITGTHLDGASGLSHGTHVAPALLVATLRLVTDPSHPRLRGVAVDLPISGLSGTLADRFTTSSARGFVRAKTGSLTSVTSLAGTVQDADGRLLVFAVIADHVPVTGEDAARQAVDEFVTQLTGCGCRD from the coding sequence GTGCGACGATCGCGAGTGCTCGGCGTGTCCGTCCTGGTCGTCATGGCGGTCGTCGGCGCCTACGTCACAGCGGACGCGTACGACGTCGTCCCCGGTCTCGTCACCCTCGCGCCCGCCCCCGCCCCCGCCCGGCCGTTCCCGACCGCGCCGGGTGCGGTCGCCCCGGCGCCGGTCGCCGCACCGCTCGCCGCCCTCCCGGCCGCTGCTCCCGTGCCGTCGGACGCACGCCTCGGCGCGTTGGCGCAGGCGCTCGCCGCCGACCCCCGCACCGGCGGCTCGGTCGGCGTGCTCGTGGCGGACCAGCTCACCGGTGCGGTCGAGGCGGCGATCGAGCCGGACGTCGCGCGCACCGCGGCCTCGACCACCAAGCTCCTCACCGCGACGGCCGCCCTGGGGCGTCTCGACCATGCGCGCACGCTCGAGACGCGAGTCGTCCGGGAGAGCGCCGACCAGATCGTCCTGGTCGGTGGCGGGGACATGATGCTTGCCGCGGGCGCGGGGCGACCGGACGCCGTCAACGGCCGTGCCGGGCTCGGCGACCTGGCGCAGCAGGTCGCCCGCGCGCTCACCCTGGCCGGGACCACGACGGTGCGGCTCGCGTACGACGACCACCTGTTCACCGGGAACGCCGTGAACCCGGGGTGGGCGAGCAGCGACGTGACGAACGGCTACGTCGCACCCGTCACCGGCCTCGCGGTGGACATCGGCAGGACGCGCGACGCCGAGGACGCCCCGAGGTCGACCACGCCGTCCCTCGATGCTGCCCGCACGCTGGCGAAGGAGCTCGAGGCCGACGGCATCACGGTCACCGGCACGCCTGCGCGGGTCGTCGCGACGAGCGGGGCGACGACGCTCGGGACGGTGCGGTCCGCGTCGATCGCCGAGATCGTCGACTACGTCCTGCACGAGTCCGACAACACGATCACCGAGGTCCTCGGTCGTCTGGTCGCCCTCGACGAGGGGCTGCCGGCGAGCTTCGGCGGCGCGGCGGCAGCGGTGCTCGAGGCGCTGCGCGAGGACGGGCTCGACATCACCGGGACCCACCTGGACGGCGCGAGCGGGCTGTCCCACGGCACCCACGTGGCGCCGGCGCTGCTCGTCGCAACCCTGCGGCTCGTCACGGACCCGTCGCACCCCCGGCTGCGCGGCGTCGCCGTCGACCTGCCGATCTCGGGGCTGAGCGGCACCCTCGCCGACCGGTTCACGACGTCCTCGGCACGCGGTTTCGTCCGCGCGAAGACCGGCAGCCTGACGTCCGTGACCTCGCTCGCCGGGACCGTCCAGGACGCTGACGGACGCCTGCTCGTCTTCGCGGTGATCGCCGACCACGTGCCCGTGACGGGCGAGGACGCCGCACGGCAGGCCGTCGACGAGTTCGTCACCCAGCTCACCGGTTGCGGCTGCCGCGACTGA
- a CDS encoding zinc-dependent metalloprotease, producing MEHDEGHAPAVDWDVAADVAARFVRPGPPATRSELAELVAGLRAAATDAVAHVERITELGPVGEPPTARSSGPARTPDVRPPLSRTLVVDRASWARANARMLAVMTSGVRTGGRDRPTARWSGGAQVGTVLSVVSSRVLGQFDPFTASLDPRTGRPGPGTLLLVAPNVLRMERTLDVVPGDFRLWVALHEQTHARQFAAAPWLAAHLRDRATALLTDLVGDDGAPGEPGARAVLARVVGAITGRASDGVEAVLSPRQREAFDELGAVMALLEGHADVMMDAVGPDVVPTVRVIRERFDARRQGTGRWDAVVRSLLGVDQKLAQYRDGAVFVRSVTSAVGTSGLNAVWSEPGTLPSAREIADPRAWVRRVHG from the coding sequence ATGGAGCACGACGAGGGGCACGCCCCGGCGGTCGACTGGGACGTCGCGGCCGACGTCGCCGCACGGTTCGTGCGGCCGGGGCCACCGGCCACCCGGTCAGAGCTCGCCGAGCTGGTCGCCGGCCTCAGGGCTGCCGCGACCGACGCCGTCGCGCACGTCGAACGGATCACCGAGCTCGGTCCGGTGGGGGAGCCACCCACCGCTCGGTCGAGCGGTCCGGCGCGCACCCCGGACGTGCGGCCACCGCTCTCGCGCACGCTCGTCGTCGACCGGGCCTCCTGGGCGCGGGCGAACGCACGGATGCTCGCGGTGATGACCTCGGGCGTGCGTACCGGCGGACGTGACCGGCCGACCGCGCGGTGGTCCGGAGGTGCGCAGGTCGGCACGGTCCTGTCCGTCGTCTCGAGCCGGGTCCTGGGGCAGTTCGACCCGTTCACGGCCTCGCTGGACCCGCGCACGGGTCGGCCCGGTCCGGGCACGCTGCTCCTGGTCGCCCCGAACGTGCTCCGCATGGAGCGCACGCTCGACGTCGTGCCCGGCGACTTCCGTCTCTGGGTGGCGCTGCACGAGCAGACCCACGCACGGCAGTTCGCGGCGGCCCCGTGGCTCGCGGCGCACCTGCGCGACCGTGCGACGGCGCTGCTCACCGATCTCGTCGGGGACGACGGCGCACCCGGCGAACCCGGCGCACGTGCCGTGCTCGCACGAGTGGTCGGAGCGATCACCGGCCGTGCGTCGGACGGCGTCGAGGCGGTCCTCTCGCCGCGTCAGCGCGAGGCGTTCGACGAGCTCGGCGCCGTCATGGCGCTCCTCGAAGGGCACGCGGACGTGATGATGGACGCGGTCGGGCCGGACGTCGTCCCGACGGTCCGCGTGATCCGGGAGCGGTTCGACGCACGCCGCCAGGGCACCGGGCGCTGGGACGCGGTCGTCCGCAGCCTGCTCGGCGTCGACCAGAAGCTGGCGCAGTACCGGGACGGCGCGGTCTTCGTCCGCTCGGTGACCTCCGCGGTCGGCACGTCCGGGCTGAACGCCGTCTGGTCCGAGCCGGGCACGCTGCCGAGCGCCCGCGAGATCGCCGACCCGCGCGCGTGGGTGCGCCGTGTGCACGGCTGA